The following is a genomic window from Dermacentor variabilis isolate Ectoservices chromosome 11, ASM5094787v1, whole genome shotgun sequence.
GAGCGATACCCACGCCGTGCTGCTGGCCCTGAAGAGAGCCTCTTCCGAGCTGTCGGCGCACCAGAAGAAGATCATCCCTATCGACAACCACGTCGGTGTCTCCATCGCGGGTCTGACGGCAGACGCGCGCCTGCTGAGCAAGTTCATGCGCTCCGAGTGCCTTAGCAACCGCTATGCGCATGACACACCTTTGCCCATCAGCCGACTCGTCACACTGCTCGGAAACAGTATCCTTTTGTCACAAGCGTGTCATTGGGAAACTAGTGTTGCGACGACAGAACAGGCATGCGAGCGCTACCTAACAACTGAATTTTTGCTGCACAcaaggaaaaaatatatatagttcGTAGGAAAAGATACTGAGCAAAACAGATGAAGGCAAGAAGGAGTGAACATGGACGAGCACAACATTTAAACTGTGTCATCAGTCCGTGTTTCTCCCTTCTCGTCTTGCGCAGTCTCTTTTTCTAAGTATAATGAGCCGACAAGCTTTATCAAGTTATACATGGACATGTGGCACGTGCCATGTGAGCTAAGAACAAACAACAAAGGAACATGTAAGATAATGAACTTTTGTGCTTATCATGGGCCTACAGAACTTTTAGGCACACTGGAGCTTGACGTTGAAATTGTCCAACTGATGTAGCTGATGGTTGGGCAGGCTGTTTTGCATCCATCTGTATCAAGCTACATAGACTCCTGACACTTTTATGAAAATGTATAGCACCAAAAAATACACAACCACATGTTGCCAACCAGCATTGTAGTCTACCAAGATAGTTTTCTGTTGGGCTTGTTGCTACATGGTACTTGCAACAAAAATAGCATAAACTAACGATGACTGAATAATTACAAACGACGCTGCATAAAAACTCATATGCCAACTCCGAGAAAGTTTGAGCTTACCAAGACGCAAGGTCTCTCTCACCTTTTTTATCTAAGTGGCGGCCTCCAGTGCGAAGCTCATGGCTTCAGCATTCTTAGTTCGGTGAACGGAACATTTGGTCAAATACACATTCACAAGCGCTAAAGGCCGTCATTATTGTGTGGACACATTTCTCCACCACTTGAATTTGAGAAGCTGCTTTCAGAGTAGCGATTTTCATAAGAAAACTTACGACAGTAGTACGTGGTTTATCTATCACAGCGGCCATACAACAAATCGTTTGCATACTGTCTCGCATCATTTACAACATTTGCTGTCTACTGTATGTTATTTGCTACATGGACGATCCACTCAATGGTTGCTGGAGGAACTATGTCATGCAGACATCAGGTCAAATCTACCAATTTTGGGGAAGTGGTCTTGACTGCTCTGCATAGAAATCTCGCCTCTCAATCTGCCGTTGGAGCTGACATGCGCCCAAAGGAGCAGAAAAATTTGCTCCAGAAGTGCTccgaatctgccattggaattcagaATTGGACTATGATTTAAGAGTGGGGCCCTGTAGCCACTATTAAAGGAGCAAAAAGTGTGTTCACAGTACCATCTCTGCAGCATCTGTGTTGCAGCAAAACATTTGACTGCATAGGAGGCCTACTTTTGTGTCGAGTGTTTATAGAGCAGTCTCTGTGCAAAATGTTGCATTTGAAATATGAGTGGGTGCATCCTAAAAAGCTTGTTTATTCTATCTTGTGAAATTAAGACATTTTTTGTATTAAAACTGGAAAAAAAGCGTCGCCAATACTGCTCACCAGAAATTATGCATAACCTTGATGTTGAGAGCCAGTCATGATTCTTCGGCATGATCTCCGAGCTTGGATGGCACCCCTGGTGCACTGAAAATTTTAGAGGCAACATGCTAGGACTTGCATCCTATCTGCTAACCACCAAGTGCAGGTGCCATCTGCACAGGTGTGATTTAAAGTCTGTTTGTACAATCGCTAGCCCTGAGGCCTTACCAAGATTGTTTTGGTAGTATATAAGGCTCACTTATAACCAATTTAGAAGTGAAATTTTATTGCAGTTGGCTTGTAATCATTTTATTCGTTCTGCACCTTGACTTACTGTCAACAGAAATGCAGGTGTGCACTCAGCGTTACGACCGTCGTCCTTATGGAGTAGGCCTCCTGGTAGCTGGATATGATGTAAGTTAGCACATTGGTGCAAACTTTGCTGTCATTGCGATTGAAATGTGTTTGGAGCACAAATTAACTTTCGGTTGTCGCCATTACTAACAAACTGTTTTGAGGCTGTTATAAAATGTATACTGGATAGTGGTGTGCATCCTTCTTCGGCTCAGCCATGACGGCACATGGCTGTCTGTGCGGCTTAGCACAGACGCAGTCCACATCGTGTATCCTAGAGGTAATCTTGGGTGGGAGCAAATGTAAGGCGAGCCGAGATGGTTAGTGACTTCATGCACATTGTGTTCCCGTGCACCTGGTGTTGGACATCACCTAATATCAGGTCTCAAAGATGCAGCGAGGCGAAAGGCAGCATGGAGTGTTTACTTTCCGATAACCCTTGAATCTGGAAAAAGAGATTCAAGGGCCCTCCGTAAAAATAAATGTGCTTCTTGAATTCCTTGAGAACTAGATTTGGGGGCAACTTTTGAAGATTCAGTGTAACAAAATCTACATAAGGGCCACATCATAGACACTATTTATTGTGGGAAATAATTCCAGATTATTTTCTTTTGGGAGTGTCCCTACATGATTGTAGTGAGGTGTGTCCATAGGCATCAACCACAAGCTTGTTTAAATCATTGCTATCATGGAGCAAGACAAAGCCAGATCAAGTGACTAAACTGTGCCACCGTTTTGTTCAAGAGGGGGAGCTTTGAGCTAGTTGGTCCGACATGTCCGTCCCGTGCACTACTTCTCTCGCATCCTGCCCGAAGTCgctgttcttttcctctttaaacaccattttgttgttttgctagttTGTTCACACCACAGCCATCATGGCTCTAATTTCATGCCATAGTCTGTAGAAATGCCTGGCGGAAAGCAATTTTCGGCCATTTAGCATTAGCATTACGAGCATCTTTGGCTTTAGTTGGAGACTACTAACCATAATGCCGGATGGCAATTGACATCTTCACAATGGAAAAGCCAACTTATAAAAGTGACCTGAAGAGCTTGAAGTATGTGTACAGCTCAGCAGCTGCTTAGCTACGAGAAATTGCAGTTAGGAAGAAGGAGATATCACTATTTTTGCAGTGTATGTGTAAGAGTAAGGTATCTTTCCCTCTTCTTGAATTCTGGCCTTTGGCATTCTTAAAATTCTTGATTGTCCTTGCATTTTGGGTCAGATGTTCCGTACAAACCCTGTACAAACCTTATTCTGTGTAGTTGTCTAATATTTTGCTATCGCTAGCAATGTTTCGCCTTTCTGGTCAAATTGCAACttttttattatattattattattattgatactGCTTAAGCTCGGTACTATGTACTTCAGCAGAATGGGAAGGTAAGCGATTGTGCTGAACATGAATTGTATGACAAAGAAATTTTATATCTCTGGGATTGACATTCATAGGCGACAGTTGCTCCCTGTTTTTGTTCTTGTTATGTGAGTTCATTTTGTCCGTTTGAGTGCTTTCTCCTTGTGTATTTATTCCTGTCAATGCAGTAAACCTGATGGTTAGTCGACGGCACTGGGTCCTTGTGTGTGATTGTGCTATTCTGTGCGtcatgttgcttttttttttttttttccaggacaTGGGTGCACACATCTATCAGACGTGCCCCTCGGCCAACTTCTTTGACTGCAAGGCCATGGCCATTGGTGCCCGCTCTCAATCGGCCCGCACGTACCTAGAGAAGCACTTAGACGAGTTCAAGTCATGTATGTATGACTTCTTGGTCACAACAGGCTGGCTGTATGGAAATGTTACAGAACTTATTTACCAGTGCTGAGgggcaagactttcagaaataggGAGCAGAGTGGACAAGGCAGTCCACAGTGGTTCTGTTTGCTTCATCTTTCTGGTCCTGCTTTCATGATTCCTAGAACGAACTTGCAGAGTATTCGTCAGGCCTAAAAACAAGAAACTTAACTGGCTTGAATTTCAGCCTCAACTACAGTTCTTAGTACCATTGGCCCGATTATATTCCATCTTTTCTATTGTCTGGTCTGCTTCCATCTAGCAAAGCCTTGTCCTCTAGCACTGGAAAATGTTTTTCATTATGCGATCTCTAGCACAAATGGGGCCTGCAAGATGACAAGGGAGGTGAAGACATGGCGCCGTGTCTTTGTGTTCCCTGTCGTCTTGAGTGAACCATTTGCACTAGACACCATATAATGCACTGCCAATTAACCCATTAGCCTCCATTTGATGTTTTGTGTGTTGCAGAACCTACTACAGTGAAACGTTGTTATGTCATATATTTGGTATCAGCATATGTTCGTTACATGCTGATGTAAGTGAACAAAATTTtacatttactttgttatatccaataattcattatatccatGTTCATTACATTGAGGCTCAGCTGCATTCATTACTACAAATTGCAGCGGATGCCCAATCAAAGATTAGAATAGACAAAGACAAGTGCTGGCCATGAACTTTGGTCCCGACACAAGAGTTCTTTTAATGAAGTCAGGTAAAGACACATTGTTATCAGTGTGGACCCCTCTGAACTTGCCCTTTCTTATGGTTGCTGTGTTCTGCTGAAGCTGTGGAAATGCCATTTGCCACAAGAGCTCCACCGTGTGGTCGATAAGCATGGAGAATTGTCaccatctttttttcttgctgctaaaACTTTATGGTTCGCCGTGTACTTGGGCGAGCAGGGACTCATGGTACAGGCTGTATAGGCTGTCTTATAGCTAAACTACATGTTTAACTATGCTGGCTGCTTGTAGTGACTTCTCCAAAAGTGGATGGGTGCACTTTTTCTGGACCAATATGGATAACATGTATCCTCTTCATAAAAACTGCTCCTTGAATCCAAGCTGCAACCTAAAGCAGTTTTCCTATCCTTACTGacacaagaaatgaaaagaaaaatgcactcaTTATACAGTCACTGTGCTGGCTTATGCACGTTGACCGACAAAAATTGGGTTTTGATGCATGGTCTCAATTCTTAATGAAGATAGTACTAGAGATTGCTTAAACTGCTGTGGTTACAATGTCTAGAACACCCAAAATTGACATGATTGGTTACACTGCATATGACATTGTCCTATTGTTTACATGATTTGTGAAAAAGTCTTGTTTTTAAAGCTATGGTGGAGCATATGATCAAATCTATGCAGTCAGCTTTTTGTCTCTCTTGCATGTTGTGTGACCAGCTGCTGGTGGAATTGCAGTCCCTGTTCTGGTTACAGAGTAGCAGAGTTAAGGAATTCATGTTTCAAAACTGTTAGTTTTTGTATGATTTACTTGCAATCAAAATTCTGTAAACTGTCAAGGTTGCTTTTCTAGCTTGCTGATACTAGTTTTGTACAGCTGTAACAGCTGTTCATTGAGAACAGTTTTCCTGTTCACTAAAATTGCTAAATATACATGGTTCAATAACGACATTACATCTATTAAAAAAGTCTAAGTAAACCTGTCTTTTTCACCAAATAGACTCCTTAAACCATTTATATTTGAATTTGTTTAGAAAttggaaaaaagaatatttagtATTAGATTTGATTTGCAGATTTTGTTGTTCAAATATGTAGTGTTTTGAGATCTTCAGTTTCGGACTAGATGACCAAGTTCTGCTTTTATTGCCATTACTGTTGTAACCTCCTCCTTCGTAGTGCCTTTCTCATTGCATATAGTTTGCTTCtatgttgtgcatgcccagcttTGAACTGGCTGAGCATAGAGCCTCGAGGAGAAAGTGTTGTATGTGCAGGCAATCTGGAGGAGCTCGTGAAACACGGCCTGCGGGCGCTGCGCGACTGCCTGCCCAACGAGGTGGAACTGTCCACCAAGAATGTCTCGATTGCCATCGTGGGCAAAGACCAGGACTTCACCATCTATGACGACGACCGTGTTGCCCCTTACGTATCCTTTTGCTGTCCAGAACAAGAAGCACATGAGATGTTTGCATGAGCAAGCAACAACCAGATGCCCACACAAAGGAAAACAGAGGCAACACATCGGTGTTACTATTGAGCCTCATAACAAAGTCACCTCCTACACGAACGTACCTTCTTTATTGTAGCTGGTATTGTTACACTGATACCAGCGCCAAACATTCTGCATTTGCTTAGTTTTATTTGATAATTTCTTATATCCATGTTCTTTATAGTATTGTGCCTGGGCACTATCTGGTAGGGTGGAATGCAGTCTGACTCTGCTGTTCTGTTATGGTACCACGTGATGATagagcagcagtgacatcagcagccAAATGATACCAGCAGTTGAAGAACATAGTCTGTTGGAGTGCTTGTGCTGTTATCTTGTGCCATATAACAGATTCCATGCCTTTGCGTTGTCACTGGCCATTTGTTGTACAGGAAGCACCAGAATAGTAGGCTAGTGCCTGAGAAGGCGTCATTGTGACTGCCCTCGGTTTCTGAAGCACGTGCAGGGGTCATATTTCGTTCATTGTGTTTTTAGTACACCGCTGTAGTAGCGCAGTGTCCGTGGTGCTCTGGTTTTGTGCACAATGTCGTGGTTTCATtagaggtggaatgcaaaaatgctcctatggttagatttaggtgcatgttaaagaaccccaggtggtcagaaacAATCTGAAACCCCCTGCTACAGCTTCCATCATGGCCCCAGTGTTGCTTTGGCACGTTTAAGCCTATGAATAAATCAATCTCTCTATAGTCAGGTCAGGTTAGAGGCCCCTTTGTTTCACACGAAGTCATACCTTGGCGTAGTCTGCACTTTTGCTTATTGTTCATTACAAAATATGTGCCGAAAAATTGCCAGACATAGTCAGCTCACAATAATTCAAGCATGGGCAAT
Proteins encoded in this region:
- the Prosalpha6 gene encoding proteasome alpha6 subunit, coding for MADRAETAKLQKLSPPRKVLHFSDGVLQENSSEEDEPPVPMTVVDPRCLQMASLSSPLVTCSKSSQASPQSSRVFELASGLSDPASHDRWPDFAMYRNQYDNDVTVWSPQGRLHQVEYAMEAVKQGSATIGLKSDTHAVLLALKRASSELSAHQKKIIPIDNHVGVSIAGLTADARLLSKFMRSECLSNRYAHDTPLPISRLVTLLGNKMQVCTQRYDRRPYGVGLLVAGYDDMGAHIYQTCPSANFFDCKAMAIGARSQSARTYLEKHLDEFKSCNLEELVKHGLRALRDCLPNEVELSTKNVSIAIVGKDQDFTIYDDDRVAPYLASIEGEEDRRPPPGDDDAPPAAPSDDKDKKSPADPTVAVATEERMEH